A window from Corynebacterium urealyticum DSM 7109 encodes these proteins:
- a CDS encoding phosphatase PAP2 family protein, producing the protein MVLIAVMGWLLHDSTFDLAATQVANRTFTGTTRQFFDALYAALLGRNLPIVLIVGLVVIGLISRRILRPLIAALTIASTWALVFIPKALVGRPRPDWDFLAHPPHSLPSDMSFPSGHTTFIAVMVAVSLIATYRGLDPSLSRSAVGWKGLSIVAAVGCAAIALIVATVMARGVHFASDAAGAIIFSFTLAPLVWVLWENLAFRLLFRGFSGPRGGESPVA; encoded by the coding sequence ATGGTTCTCATCGCAGTGATGGGGTGGCTGCTGCATGACTCCACCTTCGACCTAGCCGCGACCCAGGTGGCGAATCGCACGTTCACGGGCACGACACGCCAGTTTTTTGACGCTCTGTATGCGGCCCTCCTCGGCCGCAACCTCCCGATCGTGCTGATCGTCGGCCTCGTGGTGATCGGCCTGATATCGCGCCGGATACTGCGGCCCTTGATCGCCGCGTTGACGATCGCCAGCACCTGGGCACTGGTGTTCATTCCGAAGGCTCTGGTCGGCAGACCGCGGCCGGACTGGGATTTCCTGGCGCACCCACCGCACAGCCTGCCCAGCGATATGAGCTTTCCCAGTGGCCACACGACGTTTATCGCCGTCATGGTGGCGGTCAGCCTCATCGCAACGTATCGCGGTCTCGATCCGAGTCTTTCCCGTTCGGCGGTGGGATGGAAGGGGCTCAGCATCGTCGCCGCGGTCGGCTGCGCTGCCATCGCACTCATCGTGGCCACCGTGATGGCCCGTGGCGTGCATTTCGCTAGCGACGCTGCCGGGGCCATTATCTTCTCTTTCACCCTGGCTCCACTGGTGTGGGTGCTATGGGAAAACCTCGCATTTCGCCTTCTTTTTCGTGGGTTCTCAGGCCCCCGCGGCGGGGAGTCCCCTGTGGCATGA
- the ilvN gene encoding acetolactate synthase small subunit, producing the protein MSNLHTLSVLAQDEDGIISRISGMFTRRAFNIVSISSGRTEIDGVNRITLVVEGEEIVVEQITKQLNKLVPVLKVSRQDPETTVQRGLLLVKVAAGNSNRTQVVEAAKLFRAHVVDVSPDSLIIEATGTPSKLQALLDVLEPFGIRELIESSVTAMSRGPRSMAPSR; encoded by the coding sequence ATGTCCAACCTTCACACTCTGTCGGTCCTGGCTCAGGACGAGGACGGCATCATCTCCCGCATCTCCGGAATGTTCACCCGGCGTGCGTTCAATATCGTCTCCATTAGCTCGGGCCGCACTGAGATCGACGGCGTCAATCGCATCACCCTCGTCGTCGAGGGCGAGGAGATTGTTGTCGAGCAGATTACGAAGCAGCTCAACAAGCTGGTTCCGGTGCTCAAGGTGTCGCGTCAGGATCCGGAAACCACTGTGCAGCGCGGTCTGCTGCTGGTTAAGGTCGCTGCCGGGAATAGCAACCGCACCCAGGTTGTCGAGGCTGCGAAGCTCTTCCGTGCCCACGTTGTGGACGTCAGCCCGGACTCGCTGATTATCGAGGCGACGGGCACCCCGTCCAAGCTGCAGGCGCTGCTGGATGTTCTGGAGCCCTTCGGGATCCGCGAGCTCATCGAGTCCTCCGTCACTGCGATGTCCCGCGGCCCACGGTCGATGGCTCCGAGCCGTTAA
- a CDS encoding cation diffusion facilitator family transporter codes for MLEGMSEHIDIDAAPERPQNRGGADPHRHGSSHSHSHSDAHGHSHSHAPTDAPLRALLIALVVTGTIFFAELIGGLVTGSVALLADAMHMLSDAAGIIIAVIAILIGRRASNAQATFGYRRVEVLAALVNAVTVLGISVWIVVEAIRRLREPVEILAGPMMIIALIGLIANAVSAWILHSQRDNSVNVQGAFLHVLADMLGSVAVLIAGGVIIATGWQYADVIASLVIAALVLPRAWQLMMHTLRILLEQAPPGYDPAEIDALLREVDGVMDVHDLHLWSLDGTSALASVHLVVPEDRDPAAVLCVAQEALQERGIAHSTIQVERPSHVEHEGPRNVC; via the coding sequence ATGCTTGAGGGCATGAGCGAGCACATTGACATTGACGCAGCCCCCGAGCGCCCACAGAACCGTGGTGGTGCCGATCCGCACCGCCACGGTTCTTCGCATTCTCACTCCCATTCCGATGCGCACGGGCATTCTCACTCCCACGCCCCAACCGATGCCCCGCTGCGCGCACTGCTCATCGCGCTCGTGGTGACCGGAACGATCTTCTTCGCCGAGCTCATCGGTGGGCTGGTCACCGGCTCCGTCGCGCTGCTGGCCGACGCGATGCACATGCTCTCCGACGCAGCGGGGATCATCATCGCTGTGATCGCCATCCTCATCGGGCGCCGGGCCTCAAATGCGCAGGCGACTTTTGGCTACCGGCGCGTGGAGGTGCTAGCCGCACTCGTCAACGCGGTCACCGTGCTGGGCATCTCCGTCTGGATCGTGGTGGAGGCCATCCGCCGCCTACGCGAGCCCGTCGAGATCCTCGCCGGCCCCATGATGATCATCGCGCTGATCGGTCTCATCGCGAACGCGGTCTCCGCATGGATCCTGCACAGCCAGCGGGACAACTCCGTGAACGTCCAGGGTGCCTTCCTGCACGTGTTGGCGGACATGTTGGGCTCCGTCGCCGTCCTGATCGCTGGTGGCGTCATTATCGCGACCGGCTGGCAGTACGCGGACGTCATTGCCTCCCTCGTCATCGCGGCACTCGTGCTGCCGCGCGCCTGGCAGCTGATGATGCACACGCTGCGGATCCTGCTGGAGCAGGCCCCACCCGGCTACGATCCTGCCGAGATCGACGCGCTTCTCCGCGAGGTGGACGGTGTGATGGATGTTCACGACCTGCACCTGTGGTCGCTCGACGGGACGAGCGCGCTCGCCTCGGTGCACCTGGTCGTTCCGGAAGACCGCGACCCTGCTGCGGTGTTGTGTGTGGCCCAGGAGGCCCTACAAGAGCGGGGGATCGCCCACTCGACGATCCAGGTGGAGCGCCCGAGCCACGTTGAGCACGAGGGGCCACGCAACGTCTGCTAG
- the ilvC gene encoding ketol-acid reductoisomerase — MAIDVFYDDDADLSIIQGRKVAIIGYGSQGHAHAQNLRESGVEVAIGLREGSKSREKAEEAGFKVLNNAEASEWADVIMLLAPDTSQAQIYENDIAPNLKDGDALFFGHGLNIHFGMIKPEDNITIGMVAPKGPGHLVRRQYVDGKGVPCLIAVEQDPKGNGRDLALSYAAAIGGGRAGVIPTTFEAETVTDLFGEQAVLCGGTEELIKTGFEVLVEAGYEPEMAYFECLHELKLIVDLIFEGGIKNMNYSVSDTAEFGGYISGPRVIDADTKERMKGILSDIQDGTFTKRLVANVEGGNKELEELRASYNDHEIEKTGEKLRDLMSWVKNPLNETA, encoded by the coding sequence ATGGCAATTGATGTTTTTTACGACGACGACGCTGACCTGTCGATCATCCAGGGTCGCAAGGTTGCGATCATTGGCTACGGCTCCCAGGGGCACGCTCATGCGCAGAACCTCCGCGAGTCCGGCGTAGAGGTTGCCATCGGCCTGCGCGAGGGCTCCAAGTCCCGCGAGAAGGCTGAAGAGGCCGGCTTCAAGGTTCTGAACAACGCTGAGGCCAGCGAGTGGGCCGACGTCATCATGCTGCTCGCTCCGGATACCTCCCAGGCGCAGATCTACGAAAACGACATCGCTCCGAACCTGAAGGATGGCGACGCCCTGTTCTTCGGTCACGGCCTGAACATCCACTTCGGCATGATCAAGCCGGAGGACAACATCACCATCGGCATGGTCGCACCGAAGGGGCCGGGTCACCTGGTGCGCCGTCAGTACGTCGACGGTAAGGGCGTTCCGTGCCTGATCGCCGTCGAGCAGGACCCGAAGGGTAACGGCCGCGACCTGGCTCTGTCCTACGCTGCGGCAATCGGCGGCGGCCGCGCGGGCGTCATCCCGACCACCTTCGAGGCAGAGACCGTCACTGACCTCTTCGGTGAGCAGGCCGTCCTGTGTGGTGGCACTGAGGAGCTCATCAAGACCGGCTTCGAGGTTCTGGTTGAGGCCGGCTACGAGCCGGAGATGGCTTACTTCGAGTGCCTGCACGAGCTGAAGCTGATCGTCGACCTCATCTTCGAGGGCGGCATCAAGAACATGAACTACTCCGTCTCTGACACCGCGGAGTTCGGTGGCTACATCTCCGGCCCACGCGTCATCGACGCTGATACCAAGGAGCGCATGAAGGGCATCCTGTCCGATATTCAGGATGGCACCTTCACCAAGCGTCTCGTCGCCAACGTTGAGGGCGGCAACAAGGAGCTCGAGGAATTGCGCGCTAGCTACAACGATCACGAGATCGAGAAGACTGGCGAGAAGCTGCGCGACCTGATGAGCTGGGTGAAGAACCCGCTGAACGAGACCGCCTAA
- a CDS encoding IS3 family transposase (programmed frameshift) yields MGLVFLVIQCEGLNVDSRCMAKLCLVEKPIKQQYSFEVKKEIVDRFNAGESKMELAREFGLSSDQLVSGWVRAWRKDGDEALRPKPKGRPKGSAAPKRLTQEEQLRRQVARLEAENAYLKKIAGLEEPATRLKVEAIVILKSAHRLEDLLVVAGLARSTFFYHQKRLAPPDKHAGLKQAIRDSFQRNKHRYGYRRVLLDLRNQGWVVNHKLVYKLMNQLGLKSKVRVKKYNSYKGTASHIATNVLDRCFTPEAQNRVWASDVTEFRVAGTKVYLSPIMDLYDRSVVSYSVSTSPSTALTSQSLRNAIEQQSPGQGLLVHTDQGFQYQHSSWRDLIKSIGGVQSMSRKGNCYDNAVMENFFGHLKTEMYHGETFTSLEAFYHAIDDYIDWYNNERIQQRLKGLTPMQYRNQTLEPLTA; encoded by the exons ATCGGCTTGGTGTTCCTCGTTATCCAGTGCGAAGGCTTAAACGTCGATTCACGCTGCATGGCAA AGCTATGTCTTGTGGAGAAACCAATCAAGCAGCAGTATTCCTTCGAGGTGAAGAAGGAGATCGTTGACCGCTTCAACGCTGGGGAGTCCAAGATGGAGCTTGCCCGTGAATTCGGCCTATCTTCAGACCAGCTTGTCTCCGGTTGGGTACGTGCCTGGCGCAAAGACGGCGACGAGGCGCTGCGCCCCAAGCCGAAGGGCAGGCCCAAAGGTTCGGCTGCACCGAAACGCCTCACACAAGAGGAGCAGCTTCGTCGCCAGGTTGCGCGGCTGGAAGCGGAAAACGCGTACCTAAAAAAAATTGCGGGACTTGAGGAACCAGCGACGAGGTTAAAGGTCGAGGCTATCGTCATCCTCAAGTCGGCCCACCGTTTAGAAGACTTGCTGGTTGTGGCAGGTCTTGCCCGGTCAACGTTTTTCTACCACCAGAAACGACTCGCCCCACCGGATAAACATGCCGGGCTCAAGCAGGCGATCCGGGACAGTTTCCAGCGCAACAAACACCGCTACGGCTACCGGCGGGTACTGCTCGACCTTCGTAACCAGGGCTGGGTGGTCAACCATAAGCTGGTCTACAAGCTCATGAACCAGCTGGGGCTTAAGTCCAAGGTCAGGGTGAAAAAGTACAACTCGTACAAAGGCACTGCCAGCCACATCGCAACCAACGTGCTCGACCGATGTTTCACCCCGGAGGCACAAAACAGGGTGTGGGCAAGTGATGTTACGGAGTTTCGGGTTGCTGGCACCAAGGTCTACTTGTCGCCGATCATGGATCTCTATGATCGTTCGGTCGTGTCGTACAGCGTGTCTACTTCACCGAGCACGGCGTTGACATCGCAGTCGTTGCGCAATGCCATTGAGCAACAATCACCAGGTCAAGGCTTGCTTGTGCACACAGATCAAGGGTTCCAATACCAGCATTCCAGCTGGCGTGACCTGATCAAAAGCATCGGTGGTGTGCAGTCAATGTCCAGGAAAGGCAACTGCTACGACAATGCCGTCATGGAAAACTTCTTCGGGCACCTGAAAACGGAGATGTACCACGGTGAAACATTCACCAGCCTGGAGGCGTTCTACCACGCGATCGATGACTACATTGACTGGTACAACAACGAACGCATCCAACAACGACTCAAGGGCCTGACCCCGATGCAATATCGGAATCAGACCCTTGAACCCCTAACCGCTTAG
- the serA gene encoding phosphoglycerate dehydrogenase, whose amino-acid sequence MSTTNRPVVLIADKLSQSTVDALGDSVEVRWVDGPNRPELLDAVVDADALLVRSATTVDKEVLEAAKNLKIVGRAGVGLDNVDIETATERGVMVANAPTSNIHSACEHAISLLLSTARQIPAADKTLRDGEWKRSSFKGVEILGKTVGIVGFGHIGQLFAQRLAAFETEIIAYDPYANPARAAQLGVELVELEELMGRSDFVTIHLPKTPETSGMFDADLLAKSKKGQIIINAARGGLVDEQALADAIKSGHIRGAGFDVYASEPCTDSPLFELDEVVVTPHLGASTVEAQDRAGTDVAASVLKALAGDFVPDAVNVSGGKVSEEVALWLNLATKLGAVASKLLDGAPASVVVTARGELSSESIDALGLAALRGTFSGVLDEQVTFVNAPSIAEQRGVALEVKSQDESVTHRSVLEVKVVATDGSSATVAGALTGLERVDKIVRINDRGLDLRAEGTNLFLVYADQTGALGRIGTLLGKQGVNIAAAALSPNTEDGTATLVLRIDRVLTEDELEAVNAELSAENAFQVAF is encoded by the coding sequence TTGAGCACCACCAACCGCCCGGTTGTACTAATCGCAGATAAGCTCTCTCAGTCCACCGTCGATGCACTCGGCGATTCCGTCGAGGTCCGTTGGGTGGACGGCCCGAACCGGCCAGAACTCCTTGACGCCGTCGTCGATGCCGACGCCCTGCTCGTGCGCTCCGCCACCACGGTGGATAAGGAAGTGCTCGAGGCTGCCAAGAATCTGAAGATCGTCGGTCGCGCCGGCGTCGGACTTGACAACGTGGACATCGAGACCGCGACCGAGCGCGGCGTCATGGTCGCCAACGCGCCGACCTCGAACATCCACTCCGCCTGCGAGCACGCCATCAGCCTGCTGCTGTCTACTGCCCGCCAGATCCCGGCAGCCGACAAGACCCTCCGTGATGGCGAGTGGAAGCGCTCCTCCTTCAAGGGAGTGGAGATCCTCGGCAAGACCGTCGGCATCGTGGGCTTCGGCCACATCGGCCAGCTGTTCGCCCAGCGCCTCGCGGCTTTCGAGACTGAGATCATCGCCTACGACCCCTACGCCAACCCCGCCCGCGCCGCTCAGCTCGGCGTGGAGCTCGTTGAGCTCGAGGAGCTCATGGGCCGTTCGGACTTCGTGACGATCCACCTGCCGAAGACCCCGGAAACCAGCGGTATGTTCGACGCTGACCTCCTGGCGAAGTCTAAGAAGGGGCAGATCATCATCAACGCTGCCCGCGGCGGCCTCGTCGATGAGCAGGCTCTCGCCGATGCCATCAAGTCCGGCCACATCCGTGGCGCAGGCTTCGACGTCTACGCTTCCGAGCCGTGCACGGATTCCCCGCTGTTCGAACTCGACGAGGTCGTTGTAACCCCGCACCTGGGTGCATCCACCGTTGAGGCGCAGGACCGCGCAGGCACCGACGTCGCTGCCTCCGTCCTCAAGGCGCTGGCTGGCGACTTTGTCCCGGATGCCGTCAATGTCTCCGGCGGCAAGGTCTCCGAGGAGGTTGCTCTGTGGCTGAACCTGGCCACGAAGCTGGGCGCGGTTGCCTCCAAGCTGCTGGACGGTGCTCCGGCGTCCGTGGTCGTGACCGCCCGCGGTGAGCTCTCCAGCGAGTCCATCGACGCACTCGGTCTGGCTGCCCTGCGCGGCACCTTCTCCGGCGTGCTGGATGAGCAGGTTACCTTCGTTAATGCCCCGTCCATCGCTGAGCAGCGCGGCGTGGCTCTCGAGGTGAAGTCCCAGGACGAGTCCGTGACCCACCGCAGCGTGCTGGAGGTCAAGGTTGTCGCCACTGACGGCTCTTCGGCCACCGTCGCTGGTGCGCTGACCGGCCTGGAGCGCGTCGACAAGATTGTCCGCATCAACGACCGCGGCCTGGATCTCCGGGCCGAGGGCACCAACCTCTTCCTGGTCTACGCGGACCAGACTGGTGCGCTGGGCCGTATCGGCACCCTGCTGGGCAAGCAGGGCGTGAACATCGCTGCGGCGGCTCTGTCTCCGAATACCGAGGATGGCACCGCAACCCTCGTGCTGCGCATCGACCGTGTGCTGACCGAGGATGAGCTGGAGGCTGTTAACGCGGAGCTCTCCGCTGAGAACGCCTTCCAGGTTGCCTTCTAA
- a CDS encoding DUF5129 domain-containing protein — protein sequence MTHSRRRPTAPLLALMGIACAGAAPWAFAEAAAAEQPVAHSIVQAQAAPAVPYTKVDVQVADDSGVLGDAARQGMIDQTAKIDFPDSVQKVVYVLIPGSSDNFNDDVLNWAGRNMPELVPDGTGKGAAWENGTLILGVGTSTRTNGVYCGNDVCQDLDIFEGPHLDASLEAMKDSFRRGNFANGLVEGAKVAADTELGARLAEEQARENRNTAIGFGVVGVGAAGVGAAAWQRRKKKLTATAKQQFYELSTHYSELSQRLDALDIRANSLSSPLANAELRSQWTTIRDEFLNLNHRVGALNLTLTSDDKEFYAKHKQVASAHETLESMSNAEDNINLMFELENGDQIKRERELRSIKQDLSEALFEVRNREAIRQLKNVEAQVEELMRDLQAPDFMDRLARIVSDQAHALELASRDMKHLDREAHRDERPSLTDRDWRPGYVYSNWVPYYLLASWHSADTRAAESSSSSSGGIANTSFSSGFSGGGGSSSW from the coding sequence ATGACTCACTCGCGACGCCGCCCCACCGCCCCGCTTCTAGCCCTCATGGGTATCGCGTGCGCCGGAGCAGCGCCTTGGGCTTTCGCCGAAGCCGCTGCTGCGGAACAGCCGGTGGCCCACAGCATCGTGCAGGCTCAGGCAGCACCGGCTGTGCCCTACACGAAGGTGGACGTCCAGGTCGCTGACGACTCCGGCGTGCTGGGTGATGCCGCGCGCCAGGGAATGATCGACCAGACCGCGAAGATTGATTTCCCTGACTCCGTCCAGAAGGTCGTCTACGTTCTCATTCCGGGCAGCAGCGATAACTTCAACGACGACGTCCTCAACTGGGCGGGTCGAAACATGCCGGAGCTCGTCCCCGACGGCACCGGCAAAGGCGCCGCATGGGAAAACGGCACGCTGATTCTGGGTGTGGGTACCAGCACCCGGACCAACGGCGTGTACTGCGGCAACGATGTCTGCCAGGACCTGGATATCTTCGAAGGTCCCCACCTGGACGCCTCCCTGGAGGCGATGAAGGATAGCTTCCGCCGCGGTAATTTCGCCAACGGCCTCGTCGAGGGAGCCAAGGTCGCGGCGGATACCGAGCTGGGCGCGCGACTGGCCGAGGAGCAGGCTCGCGAGAACCGCAACACCGCTATCGGCTTCGGCGTGGTTGGCGTGGGCGCTGCGGGTGTGGGGGCGGCCGCCTGGCAGCGCCGGAAGAAGAAGCTGACGGCCACCGCGAAGCAGCAGTTCTACGAACTTTCCACCCACTATTCCGAGCTTTCTCAGCGCCTGGATGCCCTGGATATCCGCGCCAACTCGCTGAGCTCCCCGCTGGCAAATGCCGAGCTGCGTTCGCAGTGGACGACGATCCGCGACGAGTTTTTGAATCTCAATCACCGGGTGGGAGCCCTCAACCTGACGCTCACGAGCGATGACAAGGAGTTCTACGCTAAGCACAAGCAGGTCGCGAGCGCGCACGAAACTCTCGAGTCGATGAGCAATGCCGAAGACAACATCAACCTGATGTTCGAGCTGGAAAACGGCGATCAGATCAAGCGCGAGCGAGAGCTGCGCTCCATCAAGCAGGATCTCTCCGAAGCCCTGTTCGAGGTGCGCAACCGGGAGGCGATCCGCCAGCTTAAGAATGTCGAGGCGCAAGTCGAGGAGCTGATGCGAGACCTACAGGCCCCGGACTTCATGGACCGGTTGGCCCGCATCGTCAGCGACCAGGCGCACGCGCTGGAGCTGGCCTCCCGCGATATGAAGCACCTGGATCGCGAAGCCCACCGCGACGAGCGCCCCTCCCTCACCGACCGCGACTGGCGCCCCGGTTATGTGTACTCCAACTGGGTGCCCTATTACCTGCTGGCCTCCTGGCACAGCGCGGATACGCGGGCCGCCGAGTCTTCCTCCAGCAGCAGCGGGGGCATTGCGAATACCAGCTTCAGCAGTGGCTTCTCCGGCGGTGGCGGCTCCTCCAGCTGGTAA
- a CDS encoding acetolactate synthase large subunit has protein sequence MNNTSRSQPTPATVAAASRGVAQASKPERINGAEAIVRSLEELGTGVVFGLPGGAVLPLYEALYGSEKLRHVLVRHEQGAGHAATGYAQVTGEVGVCIATSGPGATNLVTPIADANMDSVPLVAITGQVGKGLLGTDAFQEADIRGVTMPITKHNFMVTRPEDIPAAMAEAFHLASTGRPGAVLVDVPKDVQNAELDFVWPPQFDLPGYHPVTTPHGRQVEEAVRLISEAKRPVLYIGGGVIKSEAHKELRTFAEANDIPVVTTLMALGAFPESHELHMGMPGMHGSVPAVAALQRSDLLIAIGTRFDDRVTGKLESFAPNAKVIHADIDPAEIGKIREVHVPIVGDAKEVLTALHKAIDTHGLSRPDTTEWREYLGEMQEHFPRGYEHTPNEKMAPQFVIETLSKEVGPDAIYCAGVGQHQMWSAQFLDFEHPRTWLNSGGLGTMGYAVPAAMGAKAGAPDKEVWAIDGDGCFQMTNQELVTCAVEGFPIKIALINNGNLGMVRQWQTLFYDGHYSHTNLKPKETYLPDFLQLAESMGCAAFRVEKEEDVLPTIKKAREINDRPVVIDFIVGEDAQVWPMVPAGTSNDEVQYARNLRPLFDDEESAAETPAEIHETMQEFQDSEVDNIDAQEGEQN, from the coding sequence GTGAACAACACTTCACGCTCACAGCCCACGCCAGCCACGGTCGCTGCGGCCAGCCGCGGCGTCGCGCAGGCCAGTAAGCCCGAGCGCATTAATGGCGCAGAGGCGATTGTGCGTTCCCTTGAAGAGCTGGGGACCGGCGTGGTCTTCGGCCTCCCAGGTGGCGCCGTCCTCCCGCTGTATGAGGCCCTGTATGGCTCCGAAAAGCTCCGCCACGTTCTCGTGCGTCACGAGCAGGGGGCCGGCCATGCCGCCACGGGTTATGCCCAGGTCACCGGTGAGGTTGGCGTGTGTATCGCTACCTCCGGTCCGGGCGCGACGAACCTGGTCACTCCGATCGCCGATGCCAACATGGATTCCGTGCCACTCGTGGCGATCACCGGTCAGGTGGGCAAGGGGCTGCTGGGCACCGATGCCTTCCAGGAGGCCGATATTCGGGGCGTGACCATGCCGATTACGAAGCACAACTTCATGGTGACCCGACCAGAGGATATTCCTGCGGCGATGGCGGAGGCGTTCCACCTGGCATCCACCGGGCGCCCGGGTGCGGTGCTGGTTGATGTGCCGAAGGATGTGCAGAACGCCGAGCTGGACTTCGTCTGGCCACCTCAGTTCGACCTGCCGGGCTACCACCCGGTCACTACGCCCCACGGTCGTCAGGTTGAGGAGGCCGTGCGCCTCATTAGTGAGGCCAAGCGCCCGGTGCTCTACATCGGCGGCGGTGTCATTAAGTCCGAGGCTCACAAGGAGCTGCGCACCTTCGCCGAGGCCAATGACATCCCGGTGGTCACCACCCTGATGGCGCTCGGTGCTTTCCCGGAGTCTCACGAGCTGCACATGGGCATGCCGGGTATGCACGGTTCCGTGCCAGCTGTGGCGGCTCTGCAGCGCTCCGACCTGCTCATCGCTATCGGTACCCGCTTCGACGACCGTGTGACAGGCAAGCTGGAAAGTTTCGCCCCGAACGCCAAGGTTATCCATGCGGACATCGACCCCGCGGAAATCGGCAAGATTCGCGAGGTCCACGTGCCGATCGTCGGTGACGCCAAGGAGGTCCTCACGGCGCTACACAAGGCGATCGATACCCACGGTCTGTCTCGTCCGGACACCACCGAGTGGCGTGAGTACCTGGGGGAGATGCAGGAGCACTTCCCGCGCGGCTACGAGCACACCCCGAACGAGAAGATGGCCCCGCAGTTCGTCATTGAGACCCTGTCCAAGGAGGTTGGTCCCGACGCGATTTACTGCGCTGGTGTCGGCCAGCACCAGATGTGGTCCGCGCAGTTCCTCGACTTCGAGCACCCGCGCACCTGGCTGAACTCTGGTGGCCTCGGCACCATGGGCTACGCGGTGCCGGCGGCCATGGGTGCCAAGGCCGGCGCTCCGGACAAGGAAGTCTGGGCCATCGACGGCGATGGTTGCTTCCAGATGACGAACCAGGAGCTCGTGACCTGTGCTGTCGAGGGTTTCCCAATCAAGATCGCGCTGATCAACAACGGCAACCTCGGCATGGTGCGCCAGTGGCAGACCCTGTTCTACGACGGGCACTACTCTCACACCAACCTTAAGCCTAAGGAGACCTACCTCCCGGACTTCCTGCAGCTTGCAGAGTCCATGGGCTGCGCCGCCTTCCGCGTGGAGAAGGAGGAGGATGTCCTCCCGACCATTAAGAAGGCTCGCGAAATTAATGACCGCCCCGTCGTGATCGACTTCATCGTCGGGGAGGACGCCCAGGTCTGGCCGATGGTTCCGGCGGGTACCTCCAATGACGAGGTGCAGTACGCACGTAATCTGCGCCCACTCTTCGACGACGAGGAATCGGCAGCGGAGACCCCGGCCGAGATCCACGAGACCATGCAGGAATTCCAGGACTCCGAAGTCGACAACATCGACGCCCAGGAAGGGGAACAGAACTAA